In Aerococcus loyolae, a genomic segment contains:
- a CDS encoding V-type ATP synthase subunit D gives MANALNVKPTRMELQKLQGNLSIATRGHKLLKDKQDELMRQFIDLIRKNNELRQEVEADLSLALENFVLASALVNEAYIDELVAIPSQSVELEIRHENIMSVDVPKMNFHYSDEYQEGKDRNTYSFLNTASELDDAIATLNQVMPKLLELSEIEKTCQLMADDIESTRRRVNALEYRVIPDTKETIAYIQSKLEENERSTKTRMIKIKDMNG, from the coding sequence ATGGCAAATGCTTTAAATGTTAAGCCTACTCGGATGGAATTGCAAAAACTCCAAGGCAATCTTTCCATAGCAACTCGCGGCCATAAATTGTTAAAAGATAAGCAAGATGAGCTAATGCGTCAGTTTATTGACCTCATTCGAAAAAATAATGAGCTTCGTCAAGAGGTCGAGGCGGACCTATCATTAGCTCTGGAAAATTTTGTGCTTGCATCTGCCCTGGTTAACGAGGCTTACATTGATGAATTAGTGGCCATACCTAGTCAGAGTGTGGAACTTGAAATTCGTCATGAAAATATTATGAGTGTCGATGTTCCTAAGATGAATTTTCACTATTCAGATGAATACCAAGAAGGTAAGGACCGTAACACTTATAGTTTCTTAAATACTGCTAGTGAGTTAGATGACGCGATTGCAACCTTAAATCAAGTCATGCCTAAGTTATTAGAACTCAGTGAAATTGAAAAGACCTGTCAGTTAATGGCTGATGATATTGAATCAACCAGACGACGGGTGAATGCCTTGGAATATCGGGTTATTCCTGATACCAAGGAAACGATCGCTTATATTCAAAGTAAATTAGAGGAGAATGAGCGGTCGACTAAGACCCGGATGATCAAAATTAAAGACATGAACGGGTAA
- a CDS encoding ABC transporter permease subunit (The N-terminal region of this protein, as described by TIGR01726, is a three transmembrane segment that identifies a subfamily of ABC transporter permease subunits, which specificities that include histidine, arginine, glutamine, glutamate, L-cystine (sic), the opines (in Agrobacterium) octopine and nopaline, etc.) — translation MSKRFGAALSFLLLTLSLLAGLASPLRVDAAENQPRIEVDQEALNQGLETPGVLRVGMEANYAPYNWSQTTDANGAIEISNASGEYANGYDVQIAKQIADALGLKLEIVKMEWDGLPPALQSAKIDAIVAGMSPTPEREKQIDFTDEYYGSDMVVVTLKDGPYANAQSINDFDGAKVTAQLNTFHVDLLDQMQGIDKQTPMDSFPTMISSLLSNKIDAYISDRPGALSAVAANPDLKIVSFEEGKGFDTGDIANWSSVGLRKDSPLMEPINQALATIPDKDRENLMQEMVDLNNRGEDIGFWGEVASIWSTYKGQLLKGAATTMYIALISTIVGFLIGLLIAIYRSMPIGESSGIVSILYKVVEFLITAYIEVFRGTPMMVQAMMIFYGSKLFLGIDMSSMFAALLIVSVNTGAYLAEVIRGGIIGVDDGQSEAAKAIGMNHFQTMTYVVLPQAIRSILPALGNEFVINIKDTSVLNVIAVTELFFVSKSAAGTTYLTFQTFFITAIIYFVLTFTTTRLLRLVEKKMSGSDTYTVYQSSTSEVNIHEK, via the coding sequence ATGTCAAAGAGATTTGGAGCAGCGCTTTCTTTTCTCTTGTTAACCTTATCCCTTTTGGCTGGTTTAGCTAGTCCACTAAGGGTAGATGCTGCTGAAAATCAGCCAAGAATTGAGGTTGATCAAGAAGCTCTTAATCAGGGATTAGAGACACCTGGTGTATTAAGAGTAGGGATGGAAGCAAATTATGCTCCCTATAATTGGAGTCAGACGACAGACGCTAATGGCGCCATCGAAATTAGTAACGCTAGCGGAGAATATGCTAATGGTTACGATGTGCAAATAGCCAAGCAAATTGCTGATGCTCTAGGGCTAAAGCTAGAAATCGTAAAGATGGAATGGGACGGTTTGCCACCTGCCTTACAATCAGCAAAAATTGATGCTATTGTAGCGGGGATGTCACCAACACCTGAACGGGAAAAACAAATCGATTTTACCGATGAATATTACGGCTCAGACATGGTTGTAGTGACCCTAAAGGATGGCCCTTATGCCAATGCCCAATCCATTAATGACTTTGATGGGGCCAAGGTAACCGCACAATTAAATACCTTCCACGTTGATTTACTCGATCAAATGCAAGGAATTGACAAACAGACCCCAATGGATTCTTTCCCAACTATGATCTCTTCCTTGCTAAGTAATAAGATTGATGCCTATATTTCAGACCGGCCTGGTGCCCTCTCTGCTGTCGCTGCTAATCCAGATTTAAAGATTGTTTCCTTTGAAGAAGGGAAAGGCTTTGATACGGGGGATATTGCTAACTGGTCATCCGTTGGGCTCCGCAAGGATTCGCCCTTAATGGAACCGATTAACCAAGCCTTAGCGACCATTCCAGATAAAGATCGGGAAAACCTGATGCAAGAAATGGTTGATTTAAATAATCGCGGCGAAGATATTGGCTTTTGGGGTGAAGTGGCCAGCATCTGGTCCACATACAAGGGCCAATTGCTTAAAGGTGCTGCGACCACCATGTATATTGCCCTAATATCTACCATTGTCGGCTTTTTAATTGGTTTATTGATTGCCATTTATCGGTCGATGCCAATTGGTGAAAGTAGCGGTATTGTATCTATTTTATACAAGGTTGTTGAATTCTTGATTACGGCTTATATTGAAGTCTTCCGGGGAACCCCAATGATGGTCCAAGCCATGATGATTTTCTATGGATCAAAATTATTCCTAGGGATTGATATGAGTTCCATGTTTGCCGCCTTGCTTATTGTTTCAGTGAATACCGGTGCTTACCTCGCTGAAGTTATCCGGGGTGGGATTATCGGTGTCGATGATGGCCAATCAGAAGCGGCTAAAGCAATTGGTATGAATCACTTCCAAACCATGACCTACGTGGTATTACCCCAAGCTATCCGTAGTATATTACCTGCTTTGGGTAATGAGTTTGTGATTAATATCAAGGACACCTCAGTCTTAAACGTTATTGCTGTTACTGAACTATTCTTTGTTTCTAAATCGGCAGCAGGGACTACCTATCTCACCTTCCAAACTTTCTTTATCACAGCGATTATTTACTTCGTACTGACCTTTACCACGACCCGCTTATTGCGTTTGGTGGAAAAGAAGATGTCGGGAAGCGATACTTATACTGTCTATCAATCATCGACTAGTGAGGTGAATATTCATGAAAAATGA